The proteins below come from a single Eucalyptus grandis isolate ANBG69807.140 chromosome 3, ASM1654582v1, whole genome shotgun sequence genomic window:
- the LOC120291649 gene encoding probable 2-oxoglutarate/Fe(II)-dependent dioxygenase translates to MVNVQLMNHGVLDEGMRMMKENVQGFFDLPHHEKQKSAQKPGSLEGYGQAFVTSHDQKLQWNDTIFLKCHPAHSIRIALEKYSEDVRKLAAEVVKYIGMALGIHEGELDLLTKSFGEGKYEVRMNYYPACPEPERAIGLLPHADISGITLLTECGNIPGLQVLSKDNC, encoded by the exons atggtGAATGTGCAGTTAATGAACCATGGAGTGTTGGATGAagggatgaggatgatgaaggaGAACGTGCAAGGGTTCTTCGATCTACCCCACCACGAGAAGCAAAAGTCAGCCCAGAAACCCGGAAGTCTCGAAGGTTACGGGCAGGCTTTCGTCACCTCTCACGACCAGAAGCTGCAGTGGAACGACACGATCTTCCTCAAATGCCATCCTGCTCAT TCGATCAGGATAGCACTGGAGAAATACAGCGAAGATGTGAGGAAGCTGGCAGCGGAAGTAGTGAAGTATATTGGAATGGCGTTGGGGATTCATGAAGGCGAATTGGATCTGTTGACGAAAAGTTTCGGAGAAGGGAAATACGAGGTCAGGATGAATTACTACCCAGCATGCCCGGAACCTGAGAGAGCAATAGGCCTGTTGCCACATGCCGACATCTCGGGGATCACCCTGTTGACGGAGTGCGGCAACATCCCTGGCCTTCAGGTCCTTAGCAAGGACAACTGCTAG